From the genome of Bacteroides sp. MSB163, one region includes:
- a CDS encoding prolyl oligopeptidase family serine peptidase: protein MKKVTLFATGVIMMSCAQQQKITYPETAKVDTVDVYFGTEVPDPYRWLENDISAATAAWVEAQNKVTNDYLSKIPFRDALLKRLTDVANYEKIGTPFKKHGKYYFYKNDGLQNQSVLYVQDSLDGEPRVFLDPNKLSDDGTVALTSISFSNNGKYTGYTISRSGSDWQEIYVMDTETGKLLDDHIQWAKFTGASWQGDGFYYSAYDAPVKGKEFSNVNENHKIYYHKMGTPQSQDKLVYQNQAYPKRFYSVSVNEDETILFLYESGDGRGNALYMKDLRKPNAPFVAMATDMDYTYAPIEVIGDKIYMFTNYNAPKYRLMTVDINKPALKDWTELVPESENVLSDVGVIGGKLFLTYDKDASNHAYVYGLDGKEIQEIKLPSLGSVGFSGDKDDEECFFGFTSFTIPGATYKYDMDANTYELFRAPKVDFNSDEFITEQVFYPSKDGTKIPMFLTYKKDLKKDGTNPVYLYGYGGFNISLNPGFSTSRIPFLENGGIYAQVNLRGGGEYGEDWHIAGTKMQKQNVFDDFIAAAEYLINDKYTNKDKIAIVGGSNGGLLVGACMTQRPDLFRVAVPQVGVMDMLRYHKFTIGWNWASDYGTSEDSKEMFEYLKGYSPLHNLKPGTKYPATMVTTADHDDRVVPAHSFKFAATLQECNDGTNPTIIRIDSKAGHGAGKPMAKVLEEQADIYGFIMYNMGMKPKL from the coding sequence ATGAAAAAAGTAACTTTATTTGCAACCGGTGTCATCATGATGTCATGTGCTCAACAACAGAAGATTACGTATCCTGAAACCGCGAAGGTGGATACTGTAGATGTTTATTTTGGAACAGAAGTTCCCGACCCGTATCGGTGGTTGGAGAATGATATTTCTGCTGCAACTGCCGCATGGGTGGAAGCCCAGAACAAAGTAACGAATGACTATTTGTCTAAAATACCTTTTCGTGATGCTCTGCTGAAGCGACTGACGGATGTGGCTAATTATGAAAAGATTGGTACACCATTCAAGAAACACGGTAAGTATTATTTCTATAAGAATGACGGTTTGCAGAACCAGAGTGTGCTGTATGTACAGGATAGCTTGGACGGTGAACCGCGCGTATTCCTTGATCCTAACAAACTTTCGGATGACGGTACGGTAGCTTTAACAAGCATTTCTTTTTCGAATAACGGAAAATATACCGGCTACACCATTTCGCGCAGTGGTTCGGATTGGCAGGAGATTTATGTAATGGATACTGAAACCGGCAAGTTGCTGGACGATCATATTCAATGGGCAAAGTTTACAGGAGCTAGCTGGCAGGGCGATGGATTTTACTACAGCGCTTACGATGCTCCGGTGAAAGGGAAGGAGTTCTCTAACGTGAACGAGAATCATAAGATTTATTACCACAAGATGGGTACGCCGCAATCGCAGGATAAGCTGGTTTACCAGAATCAGGCATATCCCAAACGTTTCTACAGTGTCAGTGTGAATGAGGATGAAACCATCCTGTTCCTGTATGAAAGTGGTGACGGACGGGGCAATGCCTTGTATATGAAAGATCTGCGTAAACCGAACGCGCCATTCGTTGCAATGGCTACGGATATGGATTACACTTATGCTCCTATAGAGGTGATTGGTGACAAAATCTATATGTTTACGAACTACAATGCGCCGAAATATCGCCTCATGACAGTGGATATCAATAAACCCGCCCTGAAAGACTGGACGGAGCTGGTTCCGGAAAGTGAGAATGTACTTTCGGATGTCGGTGTGATAGGCGGGAAGTTGTTCCTGACATATGATAAAGATGCTTCCAACCACGCGTATGTATATGGCCTGGACGGCAAGGAGATACAGGAAATTAAGTTGCCTTCGCTCGGTTCCGTAGGTTTCAGTGGTGACAAGGATGACGAGGAATGTTTCTTCGGTTTTACTTCGTTCACCATCCCCGGTGCTACGTATAAATATGATATGGATGCGAATACGTATGAGCTCTTCCGTGCTCCGAAGGTTGACTTCAACTCCGATGAATTTATAACGGAGCAGGTATTCTATCCCAGCAAGGATGGTACCAAGATACCGATGTTCCTGACTTATAAGAAGGATCTGAAGAAAGACGGTACAAATCCGGTGTATCTCTATGGTTACGGTGGTTTCAATATCAGCCTTAATCCGGGTTTCTCTACATCACGTATTCCGTTCCTGGAAAATGGAGGTATCTATGCACAGGTTAATCTGCGTGGTGGCGGTGAGTATGGCGAAGACTGGCACATAGCGGGTACGAAGATGCAGAAACAGAATGTGTTCGACGACTTCATCGCAGCTGCCGAATACCTTATTAATGATAAATATACCAACAAAGATAAAATCGCTATCGTAGGTGGCTCTAATGGTGGTTTGCTGGTAGGTGCCTGTATGACACAACGTCCCGATTTGTTCCGCGTAGCCGTTCCGCAGGTAGGTGTAATGGATATGCTTCGCTATCATAAGTTTACTATCGGTTGGAACTGGGCAAGCGATTACGGTACGAGCGAGGACAGCAAGGAAATGTTTGAGTACCTGAAAGGCTACTCTCCGCTACACAACCTGAAACCCGGCACCAAATATCCCGCAACTATGGTTACTACCGCCGACCATGACGACCGTGTAGTTCCTGCCCACTCATTCAAATTTGCCGCTACCCTGCAAGAATGTAACGACGGAACGAATCCTACTATTATCCGTATCGACAGTAAAGCCGGACATGGTGCAGGCAAACCTATGGCTAAGGTTCTGGAAGAACAGGCTGACATTTACGGATTTATAATGTATAACATGGGAATGAAACCGAAACTATAA
- a CDS encoding UpxY family transcription antiterminator, with protein sequence MEEASSIMHWYAFKVFYNKVFEIEDTLNKDKIESYIPCERILVERGGVKKHVRKPIISSLLFFHSTEKQALALQQKLADRVLLYTRLVNWQKLPIAIPEREMKIFMLVTSSGEKGLDYFGDVPMEYSTGERVLVTDGPFKGAEGCIHRIKGNRRLIVAIQGVCAVATAYIPQCFLRKI encoded by the coding sequence ATGGAAGAGGCATCTTCAATTATGCATTGGTATGCATTCAAAGTCTTTTACAACAAAGTATTTGAGATAGAAGACACGCTGAATAAAGACAAAATCGAGAGCTATATTCCTTGTGAAAGAATTCTTGTAGAGCGGGGCGGAGTGAAAAAGCATGTACGTAAACCGATCATTTCCTCCCTTCTGTTCTTCCATTCCACAGAGAAACAAGCATTGGCCTTACAGCAGAAGCTGGCAGACCGAGTTCTACTATATACCCGTCTTGTCAATTGGCAAAAGCTGCCGATAGCTATTCCCGAACGTGAAATGAAAATTTTCATGCTTGTCACTTCCTCCGGAGAGAAAGGGCTGGACTATTTCGGCGATGTTCCCATGGAGTACAGCACCGGCGAACGGGTTCTTGTTACGGATGGTCCATTCAAGGGAGCAGAAGGCTGCATACACCGCATCAAAGGAAACCGCCGCCTGATAGTAGCAATACAAGGTGTGTGCGCGGTGGCAACTGCCTATATTCCCCAATGCTTTCTCAGGAAAATATAA
- a CDS encoding ThuA domain-containing protein has protein sequence MRTIKFYLTLLFAVCTFLVNAQTPQGYPANYANAPRFKALVYYTQHAEEAHYQFSLQAVEFFKKLNYGDGFVLDFTMDLSTYTYEKLKDYSVVVMLDGYPNTKAERDAFEKYMENGGGWVGFHVAAYNDKNTNWPWFVDFLGGGVFYCNNWPPQPVLVEVDNENHPVTKNLPASFVAPSSEWYQWNPSPRANKDVEVLLTLSPKNYPLGIKDVVNFGDFPLVWTNTKYRMIYLNMGHGDEEFIDATQNLLFVNAFRWVVSTDKKGDPFKK, from the coding sequence ATGAGAACAATCAAATTCTATCTGACTCTATTGTTTGCTGTCTGCACATTTCTGGTAAATGCGCAAACGCCTCAAGGCTATCCGGCCAATTATGCCAATGCGCCGCGTTTCAAAGCACTGGTTTATTATACGCAACATGCGGAAGAAGCACACTATCAATTCTCCCTGCAGGCAGTAGAGTTCTTCAAGAAACTGAACTATGGCGACGGCTTTGTACTGGACTTCACCATGGATCTCTCCACATACACCTACGAAAAGCTGAAAGACTACAGCGTAGTGGTAATGCTCGACGGTTATCCCAATACAAAAGCTGAACGTGACGCTTTTGAAAAATATATGGAAAACGGAGGAGGCTGGGTAGGCTTCCACGTTGCCGCCTATAATGACAAGAACACAAATTGGCCTTGGTTTGTAGATTTTCTGGGTGGCGGGGTTTTCTATTGTAATAACTGGCCCCCTCAACCTGTATTGGTTGAAGTTGACAATGAGAATCACCCCGTCACCAAGAATTTACCTGCCTCCTTTGTGGCTCCGTCCAGCGAATGGTATCAGTGGAATCCCAGTCCGAGAGCCAACAAAGACGTAGAAGTCCTGCTCACTCTTTCACCTAAGAACTATCCGTTAGGAATCAAGGACGTGGTCAATTTTGGCGACTTCCCTCTCGTATGGACCAATACCAAGTACAGGATGATATACCTGAACATGGGACATGGCGATGAAGAATTCATCGATGCTACACAAAATCTCTTATTTGTAAATGCTTTCCGTTGGGTGGTTAGTACTGACAAGAAAGGAGATCCGTTTAAGAAATAA
- a CDS encoding MraY family glycosyltransferase — MTICYFETLAAFAVSCLLSAMIIPKISLIAFKRRLFDPLDDRKLHTTHIPRLGGIAFFPCIIMPISLVIACHNLCTDSNLLSWEQSTRLLTLFSCLFMLYLMGMRDDLIGMRYRAKFVIQTLCSLLLVASGFCFDNLYGLFGIYELPHYVGIPFTVFIIVYIMNAINLIDGIDGLASGLSMIAFFAFGCMFVCLHWWLYAFISFAALGALIPFFYYNMFGQTRRGRKVFMGDTGSLTIGLLLAVMAIHLSMSDPAKEERFPGAIVTAFSFLLVPMLDVVRVVLHRLRNHQPPFLPDKNHIHHKFIALRMSQHQALCFILSIAWLFIMTNTLLAPYLSVTVLFLLDVAVWTAMHFYITAKITKKHPRN; from the coding sequence ATGACAATCTGCTATTTTGAAACTTTAGCGGCATTCGCCGTCAGCTGTCTGCTCAGTGCAATGATCATTCCCAAAATATCATTGATAGCTTTCAAACGGCGACTTTTTGATCCGTTGGACGACCGAAAGTTGCATACGACACACATTCCCCGTCTGGGGGGAATCGCTTTTTTTCCGTGTATCATTATGCCCATTTCGCTCGTCATCGCCTGCCATAATCTCTGTACAGACAGCAATTTGCTCAGTTGGGAACAATCCACCCGCCTGCTCACCCTGTTCAGCTGCCTCTTCATGCTCTATCTGATGGGGATGAGAGACGACCTGATAGGCATGCGCTACCGCGCTAAGTTTGTCATCCAGACACTTTGCAGCCTTTTATTGGTAGCTTCAGGTTTTTGTTTCGACAATCTCTACGGACTGTTTGGCATTTACGAATTACCCCATTATGTGGGTATACCATTCACAGTCTTTATCATTGTCTATATCATGAATGCGATTAATCTCATAGACGGCATCGATGGCCTGGCTTCCGGATTGAGCATGATAGCCTTCTTCGCTTTCGGTTGCATGTTCGTCTGTCTGCACTGGTGGTTGTATGCCTTTATCTCCTTTGCAGCTTTGGGAGCACTGATACCATTCTTCTATTATAATATGTTCGGGCAAACCCGCCGCGGACGGAAAGTATTCATGGGAGATACCGGTTCATTGACTATCGGTCTGTTGCTGGCTGTAATGGCCATTCATCTCAGTATGTCCGATCCCGCCAAGGAAGAACGCTTTCCCGGTGCCATCGTGACGGCTTTTTCCTTCCTGCTGGTGCCGATGCTGGATGTAGTCCGAGTGGTACTTCACCGCCTGCGCAACCATCAGCCTCCGTTCCTCCCCGACAAAAATCATATCCATCATAAATTCATCGCCCTGAGAATGTCGCAACATCAGGCACTTTGCTTCATCCTGAGCATCGCCTGGCTTTTTATCATGACCAATACACTCTTGGCTCCTTACTTGTCCGTCACCGTACTGTTCCTGCTGGATGTGGCGGTATGGACAGCGATGCACTTCTACATCACAGCGAAAATTACCAAAAAACACCCAAGAAATTAA
- a CDS encoding glycoside hydrolase family 9 protein: MRKKTFILLLLFIANSSLFSQNLLTRDAQLEKQVYETGLIHAPLPLNTTRSFEEKALKKEILSSQPLTVSGGTDGWRHSGQGEMSFSKEKSVSGKGSIRLSFPTSTGERATGSPSDPDYATYGNSRVTYHVNGKNWEGYNRIFFSIYPDCDGARVVNMNLTFTNDSSTPKAGYNPPSGSHLINLVNKTWNHCFLEIDEYQRDKVMAISFDTALKGKDRTTGDSAVYYIDNLQLQQIKNPEQVSGWSPAEHTIAYSTTGYETGDRKTAIVNTGLCGQWKHFQLINAANDQVAYEGSLERQQTTIGEFGVIDFTAFNQPGDYQLKVGDIMTPPFRIGENVWDNSLWRVLNFLFCQRCGHPVPGKHAACHTDLFSRHDGKSISYSGGWHDAGDLSQQTLQTGDVTFSLLEAYNRLKETNAPLAARLLEEAEWGVEFILKNRYGDGYRASSMGLLIWQDGVLNTLDDIHSVRVQNMAFDNFLYAGYEAYAAMTIDRDPMLQEHLRKVAEEDFSFAMEKFKKDGFDLFKQMYEHSYNTSHSQYMATISWSASMLYKLTGKSCYAETAAEAIRYVLDCQRTEPLKDKGRTCGFFYRDKSRKSIVHYIHQSREQIYMQAMTLLCEMQKEHPDYQKWANSIQLYGNYLKGLMKYTQPYGMVPSGVYHAEEYKDSASFYSLHLFPPANAQELYTEQITRGVKLDKEHYLKRFPVWFSIFNGNTAIHLSTGKSAAICGNFLKDEELLTIGREQLYWTVGKNPFGQSLIYGEGYNYPQMNTFSSGEMTGEMPVGIRTLGNDDVPYWPQTNNACYKEVWVTSAGKWLSLIAEY, from the coding sequence ATGAGAAAAAAAACATTCATATTACTCTTGTTGTTCATCGCCAATTCTTCCCTATTCAGCCAAAATCTTCTGACGAGGGATGCCCAACTGGAAAAGCAAGTTTATGAAACAGGATTGATTCATGCTCCGCTACCCTTGAACACCACCCGTTCATTCGAAGAAAAAGCCCTGAAAAAAGAAATCCTGTCCAGCCAACCGCTTACGGTATCCGGCGGAACGGATGGATGGCGCCACTCCGGACAAGGGGAAATGTCTTTTTCTAAAGAGAAGTCTGTATCGGGTAAAGGAAGCATCCGCCTGTCCTTCCCTACATCTACAGGAGAAAGGGCTACCGGTTCCCCCTCCGACCCCGATTATGCAACCTATGGAAACAGCCGCGTCACCTATCACGTCAATGGAAAAAACTGGGAAGGATACAATAGGATTTTCTTCTCCATCTATCCCGACTGTGACGGAGCCCGCGTAGTCAATATGAACCTGACATTTACAAACGACAGTTCCACCCCCAAAGCAGGATATAACCCTCCCAGCGGTTCGCATCTCATCAATCTCGTGAACAAGACGTGGAACCATTGTTTCCTCGAGATAGATGAGTATCAACGGGATAAAGTAATGGCAATCAGCTTTGATACGGCCCTGAAAGGGAAAGACCGGACTACGGGTGATTCTGCCGTTTATTATATCGATAACCTCCAACTGCAACAAATCAAGAACCCTGAGCAGGTAAGCGGATGGAGTCCGGCAGAGCATACAATTGCTTATTCCACCACAGGATATGAAACAGGTGACCGGAAAACAGCCATCGTCAACACCGGATTGTGTGGTCAATGGAAACATTTCCAACTGATTAATGCTGCTAACGACCAGGTTGCCTACGAAGGTTCACTGGAGCGGCAGCAAACAACTATCGGAGAATTCGGAGTTATCGACTTTACCGCTTTCAATCAGCCGGGAGATTATCAACTGAAAGTAGGCGACATCATGACGCCCCCGTTCCGGATAGGTGAAAACGTATGGGATAACTCCCTTTGGAGAGTGCTGAACTTCCTGTTTTGCCAACGCTGCGGCCATCCTGTTCCCGGCAAACACGCCGCCTGTCACACGGATTTATTTTCCCGGCATGACGGAAAAAGTATCTCTTACTCGGGCGGATGGCACGATGCAGGCGACTTGTCGCAACAGACCTTACAAACCGGAGATGTGACTTTCTCCTTATTGGAAGCCTACAACCGCCTCAAAGAAACCAATGCCCCACTGGCTGCACGCTTACTGGAGGAAGCCGAATGGGGAGTTGAGTTTATCCTGAAGAACCGTTACGGGGATGGTTACCGTGCCAGCAGCATGGGATTGCTTATCTGGCAGGATGGCGTTCTAAATACATTGGATGATATTCATTCGGTACGTGTTCAGAACATGGCATTCGACAACTTCCTCTATGCAGGCTACGAGGCTTATGCCGCTATGACCATAGACCGGGACCCGATGCTGCAAGAACATCTGCGGAAGGTGGCGGAAGAGGATTTCTCATTCGCTATGGAGAAGTTCAAAAAAGATGGTTTCGACCTGTTCAAACAGATGTACGAACATAGCTACAATACCTCTCACAGCCAGTATATGGCAACCATATCCTGGTCCGCCAGCATGCTCTATAAACTGACGGGAAAATCCTGCTATGCGGAAACTGCTGCAGAAGCCATCCGGTATGTACTCGATTGCCAGCGCACCGAACCGTTGAAAGACAAAGGCAGGACCTGCGGATTCTTCTATCGGGATAAATCACGGAAATCTATCGTACACTATATCCATCAGTCGCGCGAGCAGATTTACATGCAAGCCATGACCTTACTCTGCGAAATGCAAAAAGAGCATCCCGATTATCAGAAGTGGGCGAACTCCATACAACTGTACGGAAACTATCTGAAAGGCCTGATGAAATATACCCAACCTTACGGAATGGTTCCGAGCGGGGTATATCATGCGGAAGAATATAAAGATTCCGCCAGCTTCTACTCCCTCCATCTTTTTCCACCTGCCAATGCACAGGAACTGTACACGGAACAGATAACACGGGGAGTCAAACTCGATAAAGAACATTATCTGAAACGTTTCCCCGTATGGTTCAGCATCTTCAACGGCAACACAGCCATCCATCTTTCCACCGGAAAATCCGCCGCCATCTGCGGAAACTTCCTCAAAGACGAAGAGTTGCTGACTATCGGACGGGAACAACTTTACTGGACCGTCGGCAAGAATCCTTTCGGGCAATCGCTGATATACGGTGAAGGGTACAATTATCCTCAGATGAACACTTTTTCTTCCGGCGAGATGACCGGTGAAATGCCCGTCGGTATCCGTACGCTGGGCAACGATGACGTCCCCTACTGGCCGCAGACCAACAATGCCTGTTACAAGGAAGTGTGGGTGACCTCGGCCGGAAAATGGTTATCGCTTATCGCCGAATATTAA
- a CDS encoding glycoside hydrolase family 16, producing the protein MKINQLLKIVFIAVCLQLIGLQAKAKDIEVRNGNIILDFSTMISPQAPAGKYTIKRATGKFSEYKTIGSTSSTTFVDKKPKGNPHDYYYQIMDSKGELVASISMDAELFGDYVYIYSNTDRKEDVGHEINAIHDQMFGKEFSPNRYALLFKAGDYKEAGLLKVPFYVHLAGLGKTPFDVEVSNIHTPPHLSNGNGTCTFWRSTENLSVIGPETYDEEETFKWAVSQAAPIRRIYSQRVVRNQWENGWVSGGFTADCYFEAAAGSKNQQQWYTRNSFLNKGRGEFEEIKYNYCFQGVELGPEVDTKTYRNNWDKGGNVTFIPTTPVIREKPFLFIGDDGRYKVFRPALKHEHKGVSYSRTDMGEGESLDLLNEFYVVKPGASAEYMNKQLAAGKHLLITPGMYELSEPLRVTRPNTIILGIGWATLIPGEKNSDTAILVEDVDGVTIASLMFDAHYTSNTLIQVGTEKTAQRHIQNPILLTDLFFRIGGFRPAKVHVDRAVELNSNDVIGDHFWIWRADHGVRGSVGWEINTTRNGLIVNGDYVTIYGLFNEHFQEYQTYWTGEHGRTYFYQCETPYDAPSQEYYMSENGTHAGYAAYKVADNVNTHEAFAFGIYDVLHNEIMIENSIEVPDKAGIRMYHMCNNTLSGGGAKGFNYILNGIGKSTYNTHHDYRAYIDEFIGK; encoded by the coding sequence ATGAAAATAAATCAACTTCTCAAGATAGTATTCATTGCGGTTTGCCTCCAGTTAATTGGTCTGCAAGCCAAAGCCAAAGACATCGAAGTGCGGAATGGGAATATCATCCTGGATTTCAGCACCATGATTTCACCACAAGCCCCTGCCGGCAAATACACCATAAAAAGAGCTACCGGAAAATTCAGCGAATACAAAACAATTGGCAGTACCTCTTCAACAACATTTGTCGATAAAAAGCCGAAAGGAAATCCCCATGATTATTACTATCAGATTATGGATAGTAAAGGTGAATTGGTGGCTTCTATTTCTATGGATGCCGAGTTATTCGGCGACTATGTATACATATATAGCAATACGGACCGGAAAGAAGACGTGGGACATGAAATCAATGCCATTCACGACCAGATGTTCGGCAAGGAATTCAGTCCCAACCGTTATGCCCTCTTGTTCAAGGCGGGAGATTACAAGGAAGCCGGACTGCTGAAAGTCCCGTTCTATGTACATCTGGCAGGGTTGGGCAAAACACCGTTTGACGTGGAAGTTTCCAATATACACACCCCACCCCATCTAAGTAACGGAAACGGCACATGTACCTTCTGGCGCTCTACAGAAAACCTGTCCGTCATAGGACCGGAAACCTACGACGAAGAAGAAACTTTCAAATGGGCCGTATCGCAGGCAGCACCTATTCGTCGTATCTACTCACAGCGCGTTGTACGTAATCAATGGGAAAACGGATGGGTAAGCGGCGGATTCACCGCAGACTGCTATTTTGAAGCTGCCGCAGGTTCTAAGAACCAACAACAATGGTATACCCGCAATTCCTTCCTGAATAAAGGACGTGGGGAGTTCGAAGAAATCAAATACAACTACTGTTTCCAAGGCGTTGAACTGGGGCCGGAAGTAGATACAAAGACCTATCGGAACAACTGGGACAAAGGAGGAAATGTAACTTTCATCCCCACTACCCCAGTCATACGCGAAAAGCCGTTCTTGTTTATCGGTGACGACGGAAGATACAAAGTATTCCGTCCGGCACTGAAACACGAACACAAAGGAGTATCCTACAGCCGCACTGATATGGGCGAAGGTGAAAGTCTGGATTTACTGAATGAATTTTATGTAGTGAAACCGGGTGCCTCGGCCGAATATATGAATAAGCAACTCGCAGCGGGTAAACATCTGCTTATAACTCCCGGCATGTACGAGCTTTCAGAGCCACTCCGCGTCACCCGCCCCAACACCATTATATTGGGAATAGGATGGGCGACTCTGATTCCGGGAGAAAAAAATTCCGATACGGCGATTCTGGTAGAAGATGTAGACGGGGTAACGATTGCCTCTCTGATGTTTGATGCACATTACACTTCCAATACCCTGATTCAGGTCGGCACGGAGAAAACAGCTCAAAGACATATACAAAATCCTATTCTGCTCACCGACTTGTTCTTCCGGATAGGCGGATTCCGTCCGGCAAAGGTACATGTAGACCGTGCAGTCGAATTAAACAGTAATGACGTGATTGGCGACCATTTCTGGATATGGAGGGCAGATCATGGTGTTCGCGGCAGTGTAGGCTGGGAAATCAATACCACCAGAAACGGTCTGATAGTAAACGGCGACTATGTCACCATTTACGGCTTATTCAACGAGCACTTCCAGGAATATCAGACTTACTGGACAGGAGAACATGGACGAACTTACTTCTATCAGTGCGAGACGCCCTATGATGCTCCCTCACAGGAATATTACATGAGCGAAAACGGCACACACGCCGGATATGCCGCATATAAAGTGGCTGATAACGTGAATACTCATGAAGCTTTTGCCTTCGGCATTTATGATGTGTTACATAACGAAATAATGATTGAAAATTCAATAGAAGTACCCGATAAAGCCGGTATAAGAATGTATCACATGTGCAACAACACTCTTTCGGGAGGAGGTGCTAAAGGTTTCAATTATATATTGAACGGCATAGGAAAAAGTACCTATAATACACACCACGATTACAGGGCATATATAGACGAATTCATAGGAAAATGA
- a CDS encoding site-specific integrase: protein MATVKVKFRKSSVEGKAGSIYYQLCHKQSNRQITTRMHVLSQWWDAEKEAFISEADNNGMSARYQRQIEKDLRYIRQILCEWDEAGKDYTLADVIARFHARDENEDTILSCLAALVDELKNDERWGNARNLQRAMNSFSGFLGGLDIPFKQVDERLIMEYEQWLRARKVSKNSSSFYMRTLRSAYNKVISIKQLEQTYPFRNVYTGVERTHKRAVREGIMVCLQKLDLTHSAPLAFSRDMFIFSYCTRGMAFVDIAYLKKKDINGGVLSYVRHKTGQRLIVRIEPLIEEIIKRYEPSVRNSPYLFPIITSNDPEEAFRQYQTALGYHNRKLKKLGKLTGEDLRLSSYTARHSWATVARNHNVPLSVISAGMGHTSEKTTLIYLESVENSQIDKANEGILEALCCNVSK from the coding sequence ATGGCGACCGTAAAAGTAAAATTCAGAAAATCATCGGTGGAAGGAAAGGCCGGTAGCATCTATTACCAGCTATGCCACAAGCAAAGCAACAGGCAGATAACCACCCGAATGCATGTGCTTTCCCAATGGTGGGATGCAGAAAAGGAAGCATTTATAAGTGAAGCGGACAATAATGGAATGTCAGCACGCTACCAACGTCAAATAGAGAAAGACTTGCGATATATTCGTCAGATTCTATGCGAATGGGATGAAGCGGGGAAAGACTACACTTTGGCGGACGTCATCGCCCGCTTTCATGCCAGGGATGAAAACGAAGACACAATACTGTCCTGCTTGGCAGCTCTGGTCGATGAGTTAAAAAATGACGAACGGTGGGGAAACGCCCGCAATTTGCAACGTGCAATGAACAGTTTTTCAGGCTTCCTGGGAGGTTTGGACATCCCTTTCAAGCAAGTAGACGAAAGACTTATCATGGAATATGAACAATGGCTCCGGGCACGAAAGGTGAGCAAGAACAGCAGTTCTTTTTATATGCGGACTTTGCGCTCTGCCTATAATAAAGTGATAAGCATAAAGCAATTGGAGCAGACGTATCCCTTTCGGAATGTTTATACCGGTGTGGAACGTACCCACAAACGTGCTGTGCGTGAAGGTATCATGGTTTGTTTGCAAAAACTGGATCTGACCCATTCTGCTCCACTTGCCTTTTCTCGCGACATGTTTATCTTCAGTTATTGTACCCGTGGAATGGCTTTCGTAGATATTGCCTATCTAAAGAAAAAGGACATAAACGGAGGAGTGCTCAGCTATGTCCGCCATAAGACTGGACAACGCCTCATCGTACGCATAGAACCTCTTATAGAGGAGATTATCAAGCGCTACGAACCGTCCGTCCGCAATAGCCCTTATCTTTTCCCTATCATTACCTCCAATGATCCGGAAGAAGCTTTCCGACAATATCAGACGGCACTGGGTTATCATAACCGAAAGTTGAAGAAACTGGGGAAATTGACAGGAGAAGATCTACGCCTCTCTTCCTATACTGCAAGGCATAGCTGGGCGACGGTTGCACGCAACCACAACGTCCCGTTATCCGTCATTAGTGCAGGCATGGGACATACTTCCGAAAAGACCACGCTTATATATTTGGAGTCTGTAGAAAATTCACAGATAGACAAAGCAAATGAAGGGATTTTAGAGGCGTTATGTTGTAACGTTTCTAAGTAA